Proteins encoded together in one Catalinimonas alkaloidigena window:
- a CDS encoding hydroxypyruvate isomerase family protein, translated as MNHLTSRRHALKTMASGAALASVGLSLSNRVQAAENTLETSLKGKINHSVCRWCYADTSLEDLCKAAKNIGIASIELVGPEEWPMLKKYGLTSALPWGAGKGITEGFNDPKLHEELIASYEAVIPKVAAAGYDQIICFSGNRNGMDDEQGLKNCVPALQKLMKTAEKHKVTMVMELLNSKVNHPDYMCDHTAWGAELCKAVGSERFKLLYDIYHMQIMEGDVIRTIKDNQQYISHYHTGGVPGRNEIDDTQELYYPAIMKAIAETGFKGFVAQEFVPARQDKIASLKQGVQICDIA; from the coding sequence ATGAACCACCTCACTTCCCGCCGCCATGCCCTGAAAACCATGGCCAGTGGCGCCGCCCTCGCCAGTGTGGGCCTCTCGCTCTCAAACCGCGTACAAGCCGCTGAAAACACGCTGGAAACCAGCCTGAAAGGTAAAATTAACCACTCGGTGTGCCGTTGGTGCTACGCCGATACCTCGCTGGAAGACCTCTGTAAAGCCGCCAAAAACATCGGCATTGCGTCGATCGAACTCGTGGGGCCAGAGGAGTGGCCCATGCTGAAGAAATACGGGCTGACCTCGGCGCTGCCCTGGGGCGCAGGCAAAGGCATTACCGAAGGCTTCAACGACCCGAAACTGCATGAGGAACTGATCGCGAGCTACGAAGCCGTGATTCCGAAAGTAGCGGCCGCCGGTTACGATCAGATTATCTGTTTTTCGGGAAACCGTAACGGGATGGACGACGAGCAAGGTTTGAAAAACTGTGTACCTGCCCTGCAAAAGCTGATGAAGACCGCCGAGAAGCACAAAGTAACGATGGTGATGGAGCTGCTCAACAGCAAAGTCAACCACCCCGATTACATGTGCGACCACACCGCCTGGGGCGCGGAGCTTTGCAAAGCGGTGGGTTCTGAACGGTTCAAGCTGTTGTACGACATCTACCACATGCAGATCATGGAAGGGGATGTGATCCGGACGATCAAAGACAACCAGCAGTACATCTCGCACTACCACACCGGTGGCGTGCCCGGACGCAACGAAATCGACGATACGCAGGAATTGTACTACCCCGCCATTATGAAGGCCATTGCCGAAACCGGTTTTAAAGGCTTTGTGGCTCAGGAGTTTG